A genomic region of Venturia canescens isolate UGA chromosome 9, ASM1945775v1, whole genome shotgun sequence contains the following coding sequences:
- the LOC122415855 gene encoding dynein intermediate chain 2, ciliary isoform X2, whose translation MFLEPCCIENRRKRSFKLLEDSLDETQTQSREKQPDEEKENGEEEEEGEEGEEEGGEDAAKQADLAADETVEQEDEVVMKKPKKIPNQFNFCERAALTYGNVVRDMSTQTAPPPTATFNSHVLQWIIFDEYQEDYAQQQREKEKERKLPAAQTRKDDLKKKAQIEAVAVTQRMLQAAKTLERMVNQNIFDEISQDYRYWNDPSDEFKDGEGSLLPLWKFQYEKTKKHDVTDMCFNSRYYDLFAVSFGTMSFHSPVKTGVVCLFSLKNPSYPEWICPTESPVMCLDFSKQHPHLLVIGTMEGSVAVYNIMLPPAVPQYKSNDVEQKHGGIVWEIRWAPDTEEGNLTFFSVSIDGKINHWVLNQNELGLTTVMTLFLDRPPIPGPDGTLITLKGCGTCLAFHPKDNDIFLVGTEEGTIYKCNTAYSSVYMKTYNEAHNMPVYRIVFNKYNSSIFASCSGDWRIKIWEDNNLEPLFMFDLGVPIGDVQWAPYSSTVLACVSNDGKVSVFDLNVNKYRSICSQPVVSKRRSKLTRLAFNDVLPFIIVGDDKGTVNSLKLSPNLRVKVKPTKKQLHLSETELETMKLEKLLSFVREPPVLVPPKDARL comes from the exons ATGTTCCTGGAACCTTGTTGCATCGAGAATCGGAGGAAGCGAAGCTTCAAATTGCTGGAGGATTCGTTG GACGAGACGCAAACCCAGTCTCGGGAAAAACAACCGGACGAAGAGAAGGAGAATggcgaagaggaagaagagggTGAAGAAGGag AGGAAGAAGGCGGCGAGGATGCTGCGAAACAAGCAGATTTGGCAGCCGACGAAACTGTCGAGCAAGAAGACGAGGTTGTGatgaaaaaaccgaaaaagatACCGAACCAATTCAACTTTTGCGAGCGGGCAGCTCTCACTTATGGCAATGTCGTTCGG GACATGAGCACTCAAACCGCCCCTCCCCCTACTGCAACATTCAATTCTCACGTTCTCCAATGGATCATCTTCGACGAGTATcaa GAAGATTACGCTCAGCAACAAcgtgaaaaggaaaaagaaagaaaactaCCGGCAGCCCAAACGAGAAAggacgatttaaaaaaaaaagctcagATCGAGGCTGTCGCGGTAACGCAGAGGATGTTACAAGCTGCAAAAACACTCGAACGAATGGTCaatcaaaatatatttgaCGAAATATCCCAAG actACAGATATTGGAACGATCCGAGTGATGAATTCAAAGACGGCGAGGGCTCGCTTCTTCCCTTATGGAAATTCCAAtatgagaaaacgaaaaaacacgaCGTAACTGACATGTGCTTCAACAGTCGTTATTACGATCTTTTCGCCGTTTCTTTCGGCACAA TGTCGTTTCACAGTCCCGTTAAAACTGGGGTTGTTTGTCTATTCAGTCTCAAAAACCCTTCATATCCGGAATGGATATGTCCAACGGAATCTCCAGTGATGTGCCTCGATTTTAGCAAACAACATCCTCATCTCCTCGTAATTGGGACAATGGAGGGTAGCGTTGCAGTTTATAATATCATGTTACCGCCTGCGGTACCGCAATATAAAAGTAACGACGTTGAGCAGAAACACGGAGGCATTGTCTGGGAG ATACGATGGGCACCGGATACCGAGGAGGGtaatttgacatttttcagTGTAAGCATCGACGGCAAAATAAATCATTGGGTGCTCAACCAAAACGAATTGGGTCTGACGACCGTGATGACACTTTTTCTCGATCGACCACCGATTCCTGGACCCGATGGTACACTGATCACCCTTAAAG GCTGTGGCACGTGTTTGGCATTTCATCCCAAGGACAACGACATATTTCTCGTTGGCACCGAAGAAGGAACAATCTATAAATGTAACACGGCGTACAGCAGCGTTTATATGAAAACCTACAACGAGGCTCACAATATGCCTGTGTATCGAATTGTTTTCAATAAATACAATTCGAGTATATTCGCGAGCTGTTCGGGTGATTGGAGAATCAAAATATGGGAGGATAACAATCT GGAACCTCTCTTCATGTTTGATCTCGGTGTCCCAATTGGTGATGTACAATGGGCACCGTACAGTTCGACAGTATTGGCTTGTGTATCGAACGATGGCAaagtgtcagttttcgatctaAATGTCAATAAATATCGATCGATCTGCAGTCAACCTGTTGTCAGCAAGAGACGAAGTAAGCTGACGAGATTAGCTTTCAACGATGTTCTTCCATTTATCATTGTAGGCGATGACAA GGGCACCGTGAATAGTCTCAAGCTCTCGCCGAATTTACGAGTAAAGGTAAAGCCCACGAAAAAGCAACTGCATCTTTCTGAAACCGAGCTTGAAACTATGAAACTCGAGAAATTGTTGAGTTTTGTACGCGAACCACCCGTACTTGTACCGCCCAAAGACGCCAGACTTTAA
- the LOC122415855 gene encoding dynein intermediate chain 2, ciliary isoform X1 → MPHSGAKKNASKLSDASKDQSSLVAKSRSSRVDLGAGEMEWMKGKVLLKPDDQLQLKDDELQEEIARVLTVHNPRIPDSLVEWSWKDREFIKLPNPPHLVTLLNVPGTLLHRESEEAKLQIAGGFVADFQDETQTQSREKQPDEEKENGEEEEEGEEGEEEGGEDAAKQADLAADETVEQEDEVVMKKPKKIPNQFNFCERAALTYGNVVRDMSTQTAPPPTATFNSHVLQWIIFDEYQEDYAQQQREKEKERKLPAAQTRKDDLKKKAQIEAVAVTQRMLQAAKTLERMVNQNIFDEISQDYRYWNDPSDEFKDGEGSLLPLWKFQYEKTKKHDVTDMCFNSRYYDLFAVSFGTMSFHSPVKTGVVCLFSLKNPSYPEWICPTESPVMCLDFSKQHPHLLVIGTMEGSVAVYNIMLPPAVPQYKSNDVEQKHGGIVWEIRWAPDTEEGNLTFFSVSIDGKINHWVLNQNELGLTTVMTLFLDRPPIPGPDGTLITLKGCGTCLAFHPKDNDIFLVGTEEGTIYKCNTAYSSVYMKTYNEAHNMPVYRIVFNKYNSSIFASCSGDWRIKIWEDNNLEPLFMFDLGVPIGDVQWAPYSSTVLACVSNDGKVSVFDLNVNKYRSICSQPVVSKRRSKLTRLAFNDVLPFIIVGDDKGTVNSLKLSPNLRVKVKPTKKQLHLSETELETMKLEKLLSFVREPPVLVPPKDARL, encoded by the exons ATGCCTCATTCAGGAGCCAAAAAAAATGCCTCCAAATTATCGGATGCCAGCAAAGAC CAATCCAGTCTCGTTGCGAAAAGTCGCTCATCCAGAGTCGACCTTGGTGCAGGAGAGATGGAATGGATGAAAGGAAAAGTTTTACTCAAACCCGATGATCAGCTCCAATTGAAGGATGAC GAATTACAAGAAGAAATAGCCCGAGTGTTGACGGTCCACAATCCGAGAATTCCCGATTCTCTGGTTGAGTGGTCATGGAAGGATCGTGAATTTATCAAACTGCCGAATCCGCCACATCTTGTAACACTGTTGAATGTTCCTGGAACCTTGTTGCATCGAGAATCGGAGGAAGCGAAGCTTCAAATTGCTGGAGGATTCGTTG CCGATTTTCAGGACGAGACGCAAACCCAGTCTCGGGAAAAACAACCGGACGAAGAGAAGGAGAATggcgaagaggaagaagagggTGAAGAAGGag AGGAAGAAGGCGGCGAGGATGCTGCGAAACAAGCAGATTTGGCAGCCGACGAAACTGTCGAGCAAGAAGACGAGGTTGTGatgaaaaaaccgaaaaagatACCGAACCAATTCAACTTTTGCGAGCGGGCAGCTCTCACTTATGGCAATGTCGTTCGG GACATGAGCACTCAAACCGCCCCTCCCCCTACTGCAACATTCAATTCTCACGTTCTCCAATGGATCATCTTCGACGAGTATcaa GAAGATTACGCTCAGCAACAAcgtgaaaaggaaaaagaaagaaaactaCCGGCAGCCCAAACGAGAAAggacgatttaaaaaaaaaagctcagATCGAGGCTGTCGCGGTAACGCAGAGGATGTTACAAGCTGCAAAAACACTCGAACGAATGGTCaatcaaaatatatttgaCGAAATATCCCAAG actACAGATATTGGAACGATCCGAGTGATGAATTCAAAGACGGCGAGGGCTCGCTTCTTCCCTTATGGAAATTCCAAtatgagaaaacgaaaaaacacgaCGTAACTGACATGTGCTTCAACAGTCGTTATTACGATCTTTTCGCCGTTTCTTTCGGCACAA TGTCGTTTCACAGTCCCGTTAAAACTGGGGTTGTTTGTCTATTCAGTCTCAAAAACCCTTCATATCCGGAATGGATATGTCCAACGGAATCTCCAGTGATGTGCCTCGATTTTAGCAAACAACATCCTCATCTCCTCGTAATTGGGACAATGGAGGGTAGCGTTGCAGTTTATAATATCATGTTACCGCCTGCGGTACCGCAATATAAAAGTAACGACGTTGAGCAGAAACACGGAGGCATTGTCTGGGAG ATACGATGGGCACCGGATACCGAGGAGGGtaatttgacatttttcagTGTAAGCATCGACGGCAAAATAAATCATTGGGTGCTCAACCAAAACGAATTGGGTCTGACGACCGTGATGACACTTTTTCTCGATCGACCACCGATTCCTGGACCCGATGGTACACTGATCACCCTTAAAG GCTGTGGCACGTGTTTGGCATTTCATCCCAAGGACAACGACATATTTCTCGTTGGCACCGAAGAAGGAACAATCTATAAATGTAACACGGCGTACAGCAGCGTTTATATGAAAACCTACAACGAGGCTCACAATATGCCTGTGTATCGAATTGTTTTCAATAAATACAATTCGAGTATATTCGCGAGCTGTTCGGGTGATTGGAGAATCAAAATATGGGAGGATAACAATCT GGAACCTCTCTTCATGTTTGATCTCGGTGTCCCAATTGGTGATGTACAATGGGCACCGTACAGTTCGACAGTATTGGCTTGTGTATCGAACGATGGCAaagtgtcagttttcgatctaAATGTCAATAAATATCGATCGATCTGCAGTCAACCTGTTGTCAGCAAGAGACGAAGTAAGCTGACGAGATTAGCTTTCAACGATGTTCTTCCATTTATCATTGTAGGCGATGACAA GGGCACCGTGAATAGTCTCAAGCTCTCGCCGAATTTACGAGTAAAGGTAAAGCCCACGAAAAAGCAACTGCATCTTTCTGAAACCGAGCTTGAAACTATGAAACTCGAGAAATTGTTGAGTTTTGTACGCGAACCACCCGTACTTGTACCGCCCAAAGACGCCAGACTTTAA
- the LOC122415859 gene encoding uncharacterized protein isoform X1, with the protein MEDSGIDSDPKTVNNVEDERSSFMTSNFQPSDSSCSSSQTHNSERSTTKQLQKKLEARIEQAKRIQRSSEYIKLPNNDKSSAVTTNTTGLIPIKRLPIPRKNNEHHPLVEYWHSDSESEDESTLFPISRGKESTKHKQDLTDTFSIEELSEGSEDSLHLGPAKTAGPHTRTYTPTGCFSCRCQIL; encoded by the exons ATGGAGGATAGTGGAATAGACAGCGACCCGAAAACCGTCAACAACGTCGAAGATGAACGTTCGTCTTTTATG ACTTCCAATTTCCAGCCAAGTGATAGCAGCTGTAGCAGCAGCCAGACGCACAATTCCGAACGGAGCACTACGAAGCagctacaaaaaaaattag AAGCACGCATCGAACAGGCCAAACGCATTCAACGAAGTTCCGAGTATATAAAACTGCCAAATAACGATAAAAGTAGCGCAGTTACGACCAATACGACTGGCTTGATTCCTATAAAAAGATTACCAATTCCTCGTAAAAATAACGAGCATCATCCCCTCGTAGAGTACTGGCATAGCGATAGCGAGAG TGAAGATGAATCGACTCTTTTTCCAATATCAAGAGGAAAAGAATCAACGAAGCACAAACAAGATTTGACTGATACTTTCAGTATCGAAGAACTGAGCGAAGGAAGTGAGGATTCGTTACATCTCGGTCCAGCTAAAACTGCCGGTCCTCACACTCGAACTTATACTCCAACCGGTTGTTTCTCGTGTCGTTGTCAAATATTGTGA
- the LOC122415859 gene encoding uncharacterized protein isoform X2: MEDSGIDSDPKTVNNVEDERSSFMPSDSSCSSSQTHNSERSTTKQLQKKLEARIEQAKRIQRSSEYIKLPNNDKSSAVTTNTTGLIPIKRLPIPRKNNEHHPLVEYWHSDSESEDESTLFPISRGKESTKHKQDLTDTFSIEELSEGSEDSLHLGPAKTAGPHTRTYTPTGCFSCRCQIL; encoded by the exons ATGGAGGATAGTGGAATAGACAGCGACCCGAAAACCGTCAACAACGTCGAAGATGAACGTTCGTCTTTTATG CCAAGTGATAGCAGCTGTAGCAGCAGCCAGACGCACAATTCCGAACGGAGCACTACGAAGCagctacaaaaaaaattag AAGCACGCATCGAACAGGCCAAACGCATTCAACGAAGTTCCGAGTATATAAAACTGCCAAATAACGATAAAAGTAGCGCAGTTACGACCAATACGACTGGCTTGATTCCTATAAAAAGATTACCAATTCCTCGTAAAAATAACGAGCATCATCCCCTCGTAGAGTACTGGCATAGCGATAGCGAGAG TGAAGATGAATCGACTCTTTTTCCAATATCAAGAGGAAAAGAATCAACGAAGCACAAACAAGATTTGACTGATACTTTCAGTATCGAAGAACTGAGCGAAGGAAGTGAGGATTCGTTACATCTCGGTCCAGCTAAAACTGCCGGTCCTCACACTCGAACTTATACTCCAACCGGTTGTTTCTCGTGTCGTTGTCAAATATTGTGA